A section of the Hevea brasiliensis isolate MT/VB/25A 57/8 chromosome 17, ASM3005281v1, whole genome shotgun sequence genome encodes:
- the LOC110671202 gene encoding pentatricopeptide repeat-containing protein At4g30700, with protein sequence MSHYFFLNLLNKATSLSHLTQIHAQLLLHGLHTDIAVATKLTHKLFDFSSTSRVHSLFFSIPKPDIFLFNVLIKGFSDNGSPLQSISLFTHLRRRRGLHPDNFTYAFVISAAASFGDAKVGLLLHGNAIVDGFGSDLYVGSALVDMHFKLFREDWAQKVFDRLPHRDTVLCNTIISGLVRVCCYEDSIRRFKDMVSGNGPRFDATTVIAVLPAVAELQKLRLGMEIQCLAIKLGFHSHISLLTGLISLYSKCGNVETANLLFRDIGRKDLISYNAMISGFTCNGEIESSVRLFREWLGSGEKVNSSSIVGLIPVYSPFGHLLLTNCIHGFCVKSGTVSHSSVSTALTTVYCRLNEMESARQLFDESSEKTLASWNAMIAGYTQNGLTETAISLFQEMQMSNVSPNPVTVTSILSACAQLGALSLGKWVHGLVENKSFESNIYVSTALIDMYAKCGSILEARQLFESMPQKNEVTWNAMISGYGVHGHGQEALELFYEMLNSGIRPSRVTFLSALYACSHAGLVREGDEIFHCMVHDYGLEPLPEHYACMVDILGRAGKLQDALQFIKRMPVEPGPPVWGALLGACMIHKDTSLGRVASQMLFELDPQNMGYYVLMSNIYSTERNYPQAALVRQTAKSRNLIKTPGCTLIEVGQVPHVFTSGDRSHPQSKAIYSELDNLTAKMKEAGFQTETDTALHDVEEEEKELMMKVHSEKLAIVFGLISTEPGTEIRIIKNLRVCLDCHTATKFISKITERVIVVRDAKRFHHFKDGVCSCGDYW encoded by the coding sequence ATGTCCCACTACTTCTTCCTCAATCTCCTCAACAAAGCCACCTCTCTGTCTCACCTAACCCAAATCCACGCCCAGCTTCTCCTCCACGGTCTCCACACGGACATTGCAGTTGCCACCAAACTCACCCACAAGCTCTTCGATTTCAGCTCCACTTCCCGCGTACATTCCCTCTTCTTCTCCATCCCAAAACCCGATATTTTCCTCTTCAACGTCCTCATCAAGGGCTTCTCTGACAATGGCTCGCCTCTGCAGTCCATTTCACTCTTTACCCATTTGAGAAGAAGGCGTGGTCTTCATCCTGATAACTTTACTTATGCTTTTGTTATATCAGCTGCTGCGAGTTTTGGGGATGCCAAGGTTGGATTGTTGCTTCATGGGAATGCTATTGTTGATGGGTTTGGTTCAGACTTATATGTTGGTTCTGCTCTCGTCGATATGCACTTTAAACTCTTTAGGGAAGATTGGGCGCAGAAGGTGTTTGATAGGTTGCCTCATAGAGATACTGTTTTGTGTAACACGATAATTTCTGGTTTGGTGAGGGTATGTTGTTATGAGGACTCCATCAGACGTTTTAAGGATATGGTTTCTGGTAATGGGCCACGGTTTGATGCCACTACAGTAATAGCAGTGTTGCCAGCTGTGGCAGAATTACAGAAGTTGAGATTAGGGATGGAGATTCAATGCTTGGCAATAAAGTTGGGCTTTCATTCTCATATTTCTTTGCTTACGGGTTTGATTTCATTGTATTCCAAATGTGGCAACGTTGAGACAGCAAACCTATTGTTTAGGGATATTGGCAGAAAAGATTTGATATCTTATAATGCTATGATTTCCGGGTTTACTTGCAATGGTGAGATAGAGTCTTCAGTGAGATTGTTCAGAGAGTGGCTTGGTTCTGGAGAGAAGGTTAATTCAAGCTCAATTGTGGGATTGATTCCTGTATATTCCCCTTTTGGTCATTTACTTCTTACTaactgcattcatggcttttgtGTGAAATCTGGTACTGTTTCACATTCTTCTGTTTCAACTGCCTTGACTACAGTATATTGTAGATTAAATGAAATGGAATCAGCACGACAACTTTTTGATGAATCTTCAGAGAAAACTTTAGCTTCTTGGAATGCCATGATAGCAGGTTATACCCAAAATGGTTTAACAGAAACAGCAATTTCTCTTTTTCAAGAAATGCAGATGTCTAATGTCAGTCCAAATCCTGTCACAGTTACAAGTATTCTTTCAGCTTGTGCTCAACTTGGAGCCTTGAGTCTAGGAAAATGGGTACATGGTTTAGTTGAGAATAAGAGCTTTGAGTCTAATATATATGTTTCAACTGCTTTAATCGACATGTATGCAAAGTGTGGGAGCATTTTAGAGGCTCGGCAATTATTTGAGTCAATGCCTCAGAAGAATGAGGTAACTTGGAATGCCATGATTTCTGGATATGGTGTCCATGGGCATGGGCAGGAAGCTCTAGAACTCTTCTATGAGATGTTGAATTCTGGCATTCGACCATCTAGAGTCACTTTTCTTTCTGCATTGTATGCTTGCAGTCATGCTGGCTTAGTAAGAGAAGGAGATGAAATTTTCCATTGCATGGTCCATGACTATGGGCTTGAACCCTTACCTGAGCATTATGCGTGCATGGTTGACATCCTTGGGCGAGCAGGAAAATTGCAGGATGCTTTGCAATTTATCAAGAGAATGCCTGTTGAACCAGGTCCCCCTGTGTGGGGTGCGTTGCTCGGTGCTTGCATGATTCACAAGGACACTAGCCTAGGCCGTGTGGCATCCCAAATGCTATTTGAATTGGACCCACAAAACATGGGTTACTATGTCTTGATGTCAAATATTTACTCCActgagaggaactatccacaaGCTGCTTTAGTGAGACAAACAGCTAAGAGTAGAAACCTGATAAAGACTCCAGGCTGCACCTTAATTGAGGTTGGCCAGGTTCCACATGTCTTCACGTCTGGTGATCGGTCCCATCCTCAATCAAAAGCAATCTATTCAGAGCTTGATAATTTGACTGCAAAGATGAAGGAGGCTGGATTTCAGACAGAGACAGATACTGCTTTACATGATGTGGAGGAGGAAGAGAAGGAACTGATGATGAAGGTTCATAGTGAGAAGTTAGCTATTGTTTTTGGCCTTATCTCTACTGAACCTGGAACTGAAATTAGGATCATTAAGAATCTCCGGGTTTGTTTAGATTGTCATACAGCAACTAAATTTATATCTAAGATTACAGAGAGGGTTATTGTGGTAAGGGATGCGAAAAGGTTCCATCATTTCAAGGATGGTGTGTGTTCTTGTGGAGACTATTGGTGA